Proteins co-encoded in one Pseudomonadota bacterium genomic window:
- a CDS encoding CRTAC1 family protein, with product MRALASIGAAALALTLPACSPSSTQTPASNNGAGEGPPPFQEVAAQAGLTFTHFAAASDAYHVPEIMGAGVALLDLDGDGDLDAYLVQGALSPNGDDTVEASTPDRPLRNTLWRNESTPDGLRFADVTDTVGGGDPGFGMGVATGDIDGDGDTDLYVTNLGDNTLYRNDDGRLHAVADAGGAQDPRWSTSASFCDYDGDGDLDLYVANYLGYSYAEDLRCTDTAGLPDYCSPGSYPPVSDSLFRNDGQGAFTDVSETTRIATLPGAGLGVACLDANGDGQRDFYVANDGMANRLWQQGEDGTFEDVGLTSGTAYNAAGAPEAGMGIVAEDIDQDGDTDLFITHLNGESNTLYRNEGSLFADMTGPAGLGPASLAYTGFGAVAIYADDDDLSDLFIANGAVARGAGRTGRLTAYAQANQVFRGNGEGRFALLPQGPGDDVRISRGVAKGDLDGDGDEDLIVLNNHGPAALLQRRGKPAGESMHVIALRAAPGQAVAGARLVFDCSPASQIHRQVRRDGSYLSASAPRVHVRGCGARADITVTWLDGRQERFRQVPAGATAIRWLTQGDGQEIQQP from the coding sequence ATGAGAGCGCTCGCATCGATCGGCGCCGCCGCCCTCGCCCTGACCCTGCCGGCGTGCTCACCCTCATCCACGCAGACCCCTGCCAGCAACAACGGCGCCGGCGAAGGCCCGCCCCCCTTCCAGGAGGTAGCGGCGCAGGCGGGCCTCACGTTCACGCATTTCGCTGCCGCGAGCGACGCCTACCACGTGCCCGAGATCATGGGCGCCGGTGTCGCGCTGTTGGATCTCGACGGGGACGGCGATCTCGACGCCTACCTCGTCCAGGGCGCCCTCAGCCCCAACGGTGACGACACGGTCGAGGCATCGACACCAGATCGCCCCCTTCGCAACACACTCTGGCGCAACGAGTCGACACCCGACGGCCTGCGCTTCGCCGACGTGACCGACACGGTGGGCGGCGGCGACCCAGGGTTTGGCATGGGCGTGGCGACCGGGGATATCGACGGCGACGGCGACACGGACCTCTACGTCACCAACCTCGGCGACAACACCCTCTACCGCAACGACGACGGCCGCCTGCACGCGGTGGCCGACGCCGGCGGCGCGCAGGACCCTCGCTGGAGCACCAGCGCCAGCTTCTGCGACTACGATGGCGACGGCGACCTCGACCTCTACGTCGCCAACTACCTTGGCTACAGCTACGCCGAAGATCTGCGCTGCACGGACACGGCCGGCCTGCCCGACTACTGCTCGCCGGGCAGCTACCCCCCGGTCTCCGACAGCCTGTTCCGCAACGACGGCCAGGGCGCCTTCACGGACGTCTCCGAGACCACCCGCATCGCCACGCTCCCCGGGGCAGGCCTCGGCGTCGCGTGCCTGGACGCCAACGGTGACGGCCAACGCGACTTTTACGTGGCCAACGACGGCATGGCGAACCGCCTCTGGCAACAGGGCGAGGACGGCACCTTCGAGGACGTCGGCCTCACCAGCGGCACCGCCTACAACGCCGCCGGTGCGCCCGAGGCGGGCATGGGCATCGTCGCCGAGGACATCGACCAGGACGGCGACACGGACCTGTTCATCACCCACCTCAACGGTGAAAGCAACACCCTGTACCGCAACGAGGGCTCGCTCTTCGCCGACATGACGGGCCCCGCCGGCCTCGGCCCCGCCAGCCTGGCGTACACGGGCTTCGGTGCGGTGGCGATCTACGCGGACGACGACGACCTAAGCGATCTGTTCATCGCCAACGGGGCAGTGGCACGGGGCGCCGGCCGCACGGGGCGACTGACCGCCTACGCCCAGGCCAACCAGGTCTTTCGGGGGAACGGCGAGGGACGCTTCGCCCTCCTGCCCCAGGGCCCCGGAGACGACGTCCGGATCAGTCGCGGTGTCGCCAAGGGTGATCTCGACGGCGATGGCGATGAGGACCTCATCGTGCTCAACAACCACGGCCCCGCCGCCCTCTTGCAGCGGCGCGGCAAGCCCGCCGGGGAGTCGATGCACGTGATCGCCTTGCGGGCGGCGCCGGGGCAGGCGGTCGCCGGGGCGAGGCTCGTCTTCGACTGTTCGCCCGCTTCGCAAATTCACCGCCAGGTGCGCCGCGATGGCAGCTACCTGAGCGCCAGCGCACCGCGAGTGCACGTGCGCGGCTGCGGTGCTAGAGCGGACATCACCGTCACCTGGTTGGATGGTCGCCAGGAGCGATTCCGCCAGGTGCCCGCCGGCGCCACCGCGATAAGATGGCTGACCCAGGGCGACGGCCAGGAGATTCAGCAGCCTTGA
- a CDS encoding PDZ domain-containing protein encodes MNKQLVFTAAAGALAGLLAYAGIDHLLRDGAPASAADQVDASAAATISRLEAQLADARSAKARLETQLLEQVARLQALQQQQASGDNALAHTIDSALASPATSPEALAAAEKTAQARGAGTSSDGADPLARYLSSGMDPVLAARLSDRNDEMTLARMNLRDRAEREGWLDSPRYAQEQAAIASWYQDLRPEIGDEAYDQFLFASGRPNRVVVREVLTGGAGASAGLQVGDTIMSYGTERIFDTRALQDASVAGSAGAQTLVEVLRDGQRLTLYLPRGPLGAGVRTGSANPATSTNP; translated from the coding sequence TTGAACAAGCAGCTAGTGTTCACCGCTGCCGCGGGTGCGCTCGCGGGGCTTCTCGCGTACGCGGGCATCGACCACCTGCTGAGGGACGGGGCGCCCGCGAGCGCCGCTGACCAGGTCGACGCCAGCGCTGCAGCCACGATCTCCCGCCTCGAAGCGCAGCTGGCGGATGCCCGGTCCGCCAAGGCGCGACTCGAGACTCAACTGCTGGAACAGGTGGCGCGGCTGCAGGCGCTACAGCAACAACAAGCCAGCGGTGATAACGCCCTCGCGCACACCATCGATAGCGCCCTAGCGTCGCCAGCTACTTCGCCTGAAGCGCTCGCTGCGGCCGAGAAGACGGCGCAGGCACGCGGCGCGGGCACCAGCAGCGATGGCGCCGACCCGCTGGCCCGCTACCTGAGCAGCGGCATGGACCCCGTGCTGGCGGCCCGGCTCAGCGACCGCAACGACGAGATGACCCTGGCCCGAATGAACCTGCGCGATCGCGCGGAGCGAGAGGGATGGCTCGACTCGCCGCGCTACGCGCAAGAGCAAGCAGCGATCGCCAGCTGGTACCAGGACCTGCGCCCTGAGATCGGTGATGAGGCCTACGATCAATTTCTCTTCGCGTCGGGCCGCCCCAACCGCGTTGTGGTCCGGGAGGTACTCACCGGCGGCGCGGGGGCGTCCGCCGGGCTGCAGGTGGGCGACACGATCATGAGCTATGGAACGGAGCGCATCTTCGATACACGAGCCCTGCAAGATGCGAGCGTCGCAGGCTCGGCGGGAGCGCAGACGTTGGTGGAGGTGCTTCGCGACGGGCAACGACTCACCCTGTACCTGCCGCGCGGGCCCCTGGGGGCCGGCGTGCGTACGGGCAGCGCCAACCCCGCGACGTCGACCAACCCGTAG
- a CDS encoding proprotein convertase P-domain-containing protein translates to MTFVRTMLAVAGLVGFATAANAEIFLAGPGLGLDLPDDDANGVTSSIDASGVGTVESVSIAVSIDHTWVGDLIWTVTSPSGTTVTLMDRPGNPEQGDFGDSSDMSSGLALIFDDRFIAEAESAGSDCDSSPSDTMGDGCVRAFIPESALSGFNGESGDGTWTLFLSDNAGGDLGVLNGWALVINNRGMAPQQVFKD, encoded by the coding sequence ATGACCTTTGTTCGTACGATGCTCGCAGTTGCGGGCTTGGTAGGCTTTGCTACGGCCGCTAACGCTGAAATTTTCCTCGCAGGCCCCGGCCTCGGCCTCGATCTGCCGGATGATGATGCGAACGGCGTGACCAGCTCGATCGATGCCAGTGGGGTTGGCACCGTCGAGAGCGTGTCTATCGCCGTCTCCATCGACCACACTTGGGTGGGCGATCTGATCTGGACCGTCACCTCACCTTCAGGCACCACCGTCACGCTGATGGACCGTCCGGGTAACCCCGAACAGGGTGACTTCGGTGACTCGAGTGACATGTCCTCGGGCCTGGCCTTGATCTTCGATGATCGCTTCATCGCCGAGGCGGAGAGTGCCGGTTCGGACTGCGATTCAAGCCCGTCGGATACCATGGGCGATGGCTGTGTTCGCGCGTTCATTCCCGAAAGCGCTCTGAGTGGCTTCAACGGTGAGTCGGGCGACGGCACCTGGACCCTGTTCCTGTCCGATAATGCCGGCGGTGACCTCGGTGTCCTAAACGGTTGGGCACTGGTGATCAACAACCGCGGCATGGCGCCGCAGCAAGTCTTCAAGGACTAG